The Longimicrobium sp. DNA segment TCGTCGGTGACCACGGGCTCGCTCACGTAGTAGGCGTACGAGCCGTCGCGGTACGAGCCGTCGCGCCGCAGGCTGCCGCCGAGCCCGGAGACCTGCACCACGTTGACGAGCGACACGGTGCCGTCGGGGTTCTCGCGCACCAGGTTGGCCAGCAGCCCGTCGAAGCCGCGCTCGGCGATCCGCCGATACCGCGCGTCGACGTAGCCCAGCCGCGCGGCCTTCGCCAGCGCGTAGACGAACATGCTCGACGCGCTCGCCTCCAGGTAGTTGCCGGCGCGGTTGGGCTGGTCGAGCACGTTCCACCAGAGCCCCGTCACCGGGTCCTGCACGCGCGCGATCCCCTCGGCCGCGTCGCGCAGCGTCTGGACGATCGCCGCGCGGTCCGGGTGGTCGGCCGGGAAGTGGTCGAGCGTCTCGACGACGCCCATCACGTACCACCCCATCGCCCGCCCCCAGAAGTTCGGCGAGAGCCCCGTGGCGGTGTCGGCCCACTTCTGCGCCTTCGCCGCGTCCCACCCGTGGTACATCAGGCCGGTGCGCGGGTCGCGCGTGTGCCGCGTGACCAGGAGGAACTGCTTCGCGACGTCGTCGAACGCGGCCGGCTCGTTGAAGGTCTTCGCGTACTGGGCGTAGAACGGCTGCCCCATGAACAGGCCGTCGAGCCACATCTGCTGCGGGTAGATCTGCTTGTGCCACAGCCCGCCCTCCGCCGTGCGCGGGTGCGTGCGGAGCTGCTGGCGGAGCAGGTCGGCGGCCTTGCGGTAGCGCTCGTCGCGGGTGCGCTCGTACAGGCCGAAGAGCAGGCGCCCCTGCGAGATCTCGTCGATGTTGTACTCGTCGAGCTCGTAGCCCTCGATGGTCCCGTCCGGCTTCACCCAGCGGTCCATGTTGGTCTTCACGTACGCCAGCATCGCCGCGTCGCGCCGGGCCAGGGCCACGCGCTCGATGGCGCCCAGCACCACGCCCTGCGTGTAGTCCCAGCGGCGGTGCGTCTGCGGGTTGCGGCGCATCACCGACTCGGCCATGCGCACCGACCACGGGCGCCCGTCGGGCGAGCGGCGCGCGCGCGGCGCCGCGTTCGGGATCGCCAGCGGCGCGTCGCCCGGCTGGCGCGAGCCCTCGCCGAGCCCTTCTCCCGCGGGGAGATGCGCGACCTGGGCGTGCGCGTCCGACGTCACCGCCGGGAGCCAGGCGAGCGCGAGCACCACCGCGGCGCGGCGCAGGCGCGGGAGGCGGCTCATCGCGGCGAGGGGCGGGCGGGCGCGGGGGCGCGCACGTCGCTCGGGAGCCGCTCGGCGTCCGACCTCGCCGCGGCCAGGTGCGAGGTGGGGGTGGCGGGCCGGCCGTTGATCGACACGCGCTCGAAGCGCAGCCCCTGCACCCCCTCGGTCACGTTCCCGCGCGCCACGCCGTCGAAGCGGCAGTCGATCACGCGCACGTCGGAGATCTCCGAGCGCTCGTAGGCGCGCATGTACAGGCCGTACTCGCTCTTGCGGCTGGTGACGCCCCGCATCTCCACGTCGCGGATCACGGGGACGAACGGGCCGCTGCGCCCTTCCTCGTAGTACAGGTCCATCGAGAGCACCGCGTCGCTCACCTCGCCGATCGTGACGTTGCGCATGTAGACGTGCTCCAGCAGGCCGCCGCGCATCGCGTTGTTCTTGAAGCGGAGCGCGCGCTCCAGGTTGGGGCTGTCCATCTCGCAGTCTTCGACGAAGACGTTGCGCACCCCGCCCGAGATCTCGCTGCCGATGGTCACCCCGCCGTGCCCGTCCTTCATCCGGCAGCGGCGGATCACCAGGTTCTCGCTCGGCGCCGCCAGCCGCCGGCCGTCGGCGTTGCGGCCGGACTTGATGGCGATGCAGTCGTCGCCCGTGTCGAAGAGGCACCCCTCGACCAGCACGTCGCGGCAGCTCTCGGGGTCGCAGCCGTCGTTGTTGGGGCCGTGGGTGACGATCTTCACGTCGCGCACCGTGACGTTCTGGCAGAGGACCGGGTGGATCTCCCACATCGGCGAGTTGACGATGGTCACCCCTTCGACCAGCACGTTGCGGCAGCGGTACGGCTGGATGAACTGCGGCCGCAGGTAGCCGCCCTCGCCGATCACGCGCTGCTCGACGGGGACGCCGCGCTCGGCCATCTCGAAGAGCCGCGTCCGGGCTGCGCGCTGGTTCGGCTGCCCCTCGCGCCAGCCGTACTGCGTCTTGCCGTTCCACGGCCACCAGTGCGCGTTGTCGGCCTGCCCGTCCAGCGTCCCCTCGCCCGTGACCGCCACGTCCGTCGCCTCGAAGGCGTAGATCAGCGGCGAGTAGTTCATCACCTCCACCCCCTCCCAGCGCGTGAAGACGGCGGGGAGGTAGGCGCGGGGGTCCTGGCTGAAGGCGATGGTCCCGCCGCCCTGAACGTGCAGGTTGACCCGGCTCCGCAGGTGGATCGGCCCGGTGAGGAAGCGCCCCGCGGGAACCACGACGCGCCCGCCGCCCGCCTCGCCGCAGGCGGCCACCGCGCGGCGGAACGCCTCGGTGCAGTCCGTCTTCCCGTCGCCCGCCGCGCCGTAGCTGGTCACGGCAAAGTCGCGGTCGGGGAACGCGGGCGGGCGGATGCGGGCCAGGATGCCGGGGACCAGCTCCCAGCCGGCGAGGACGCCGTGCCTCGCGGCGGCACTCCGCGCCGCGGTCGCGCACCCCTCCAGGCCGGGGAGCACCAGGACGGCGCCGGCGCCCAGGGCGGCGGCGCGGAGGAAGTCGCGGCGGGTGAGGTTCGGGCTTTCCACCAATCTCCTCGCGTGTGCAGGCTCCGCTGATGGTCTCACACAGAGGACACAGAGGTCACAGAGAACTTCATTGCAGTTCCTCTGTGTTCTCTGTGTCCTCTGTGTGAGCTAAGCAGTTCCAACCAAGTCTCCTTTGCTCAGCTGCCGGCGGGCGCGGGATGGCGCGCCGCCCAGCGCTCGTAGGCCCGCAGCGCGGACGCCGGCTCCTCGGCGTACCAGCCGTAGCCGGTGCGCCGGTCGGTGAGCTGCTCGTAGTCGTAGAGGACCACCCCGTCGCGGTTGCTGAAGACCGGGCGGTTGGTGCCGATCTCGTACATCCGCGCCCAGAGCGGCCCCGCGCCCGCCTGCTCGCGCCGCCCGGTCTGGAAGTCGTAGACGTAGCCGTAGATGCGGTTCTCGCGGAACCACGCGGCGGCCGCGTGCACCGCCTCCACCACGCGCGCGTCCGGCGACGGGAGCGACATCAGGAAGCGCGTGATCCCGGCGCTCTCCTTCGACGCGAGCGAGGCCGGCTCGTAGCTGCGCGCGGAGGTCGGCCGGAGCGTGAGCGGGTCGTGCTGCTGCCCCCACACCGTGCGCTTCCCGCCGACCACCACCTGGCTGGCGAGGATGCAGTCCAGGGCGCGGGAGACCGCCGCGTCCGCGCGCCGCCTCTCCTCCTCCGTCACGAACGCGTACTCGCCGCGCGCGACGTCCCGCAGGAGCGCGGCGGCGTGCACGATGGCGTCGTCGTTGAAGGTGGCGGCGTCGTGGTAGCCGCCCTGGAGGGGGTAGACCTGCGGCCAGCAGCCGTTGGGGAACTGCGCGCGCAGCAGCCAGCCGAGCCCGCGCAGGAAGGCGTCGCGCCAGCGCGCGTCCCCGTGCGCCGCGTAGGCGCGCGCGAGGAAGCGCATCTCCTCGGTGGTCGAATTGTTGTCGAGGGTGGCGATGTACTGCCAGGAGTCGCTCTCGGAGAAGAAGCTCTGCCCCGGCCGCCGCGGCCCGCCACTCATGTCGACGTGCTTCGACCACCCGCCCGACGGCGTCTGGTAGGAGAGGATCGTCTCCGCCATCCGCCGCGCCGAGTCGCCCCGGAACCACGCCTCCGTCATCCGGTCCTCGACCTCGAACGACTTCCGCGCGTACGCGGCGCGCTCCATCCGCTCCCGCCCGAGCGTGCGCATCTCCTCGGCGAGGAGCGCCCGGTCGCGCGCGCGGTCCCGGCGCGACGTCTCGACGTACTGCGTCCACGCCTCCCGCTCGGCGGCGGGGAGGGCGGAGATGCGCGCGGGGCCGAGCAGGGGCGTGGTGTCGCGCTCCACCGCGGCCCCGGGGAGCCGGGCGATGGAGTCCACCGGGTTCCGCGCCGGGTCCTGCGCGGGGAGCGTGCGGCACCCGGCCGCGAGCAGGAGCGCGGCCGCGGCGAGGGCGGCCGTCCGTTGCGTGGTGCCGGCCATCACGCGACCTGCGGCGCGGCGAAGACGGGGGCGGCCACCAGGGCGGCGGCGCCGCGCAGGCGCGGGTAGCCGACGGCCAGCTCGGGGATCACCGGGGTGGCGGCCGCCGCCTTCGTGAGCGCGCGCTCCTCGATCGCCGCGCGCACCTGCGGCTCCACCAGGTCCCACGCGGCCGTGATCTCGCCGCCCACGAAGATGCGCGCCGGGTTCAGCGAGTTCACGATCATCGACAGCCCCAGCCCCAGGAAGCGGCCGGTCTCCACCAGCGCCTGCCTGGCGCGCTCGTCGCCGGTGCGCGCGCGGGTGACCAGGTCGGGGACGGTGATGGCCGTCTGCGCCAGCAGCTCGCGCGCGTCGGCGGGGGAGAGCTCGCGGCCCAGGTAGCGGGAGATGGTGGCCAGGTTGGAGGTGTGCGCCTCCCAGCAGCCGCGCGCGCCGCAGAGGCAGCGGGGGCCCTCGGGGTTGATCGGCACGTGCCCGAACTCGCCGGCGGCGTGGCCGTGCCCGCGCACCACCTGCCCGTTCACCACCACCCCGGTGCCCACGCCCTCGCTGACCGTGACGTAGACGAAGTCGCCCGTGTCGCCGCCGCGCTGGCCCAGCCACATCTGCGCGAGCGCGCAGGCGATGGGGGCGTTCTCGATGAAGACGGGGAGCCCCGTGGCCGCCTGCAGCAGCCCGCGGAACTCCACCTCCTTCCAGCCCAGCTGCGGGGCGTTCAGCACGCGGCCGGTGGGGTGGTCCACCATGCCGGGGACCGCGATCCCGATCCCCTCGCAGTCGCCGCCCGCGCCGTGCACGTGCAGCAGCCGGGCGATGCGCCCCGCCAGCTCGTCCGCCAGCCGCGCCGGGTCCAGGATCGTCTCGAAGGTCTCCAGCGCGATCTGCGTCCCCGCGAAGTCGGAGAGCATCAGGTAGGTGCGGCTGAAGCGGATGTCGACCGCCACCGCCAGCCGGTCGCGGGTGCGCACGTACAGCATCTTCGGCCGGCGGCCGCGCGGCGCGTCGACCGCCTCGCCCTCCAGCACCGCGCCCTCGGCCAGCAGCTCGTTCACCAGCGCGGTCACCCGCCCGCGCCCCACCTTCATCCGCCGCGCCAGGTCGGCGCGCGAGATCGGCTGGTGCTCGCGCACCAGGTTCAGCACGATCTGCCGGTTGATCTCGCGCGAGGTGGAGCGGGTGGCGAGCTTGAAGTTGCCGACGTTGATCTTTCTCACGGAGGATCGGTCCTCGTAAGGCTCGGCGGAAGCGGGTCCGGATACGAGAGCGTTGCGCGATCCGGGGGACGGTGATACATTCACCGCAATTGTTCCTTCTCGGAACAAAATGCAGGCCTCCCGCTTCCGGCGCAAGCCCCCGCGCTTCAGCCGGGCTGACCCACGGAGGGCTTTCGTTCCCCCGCAGGTGCCATAGATGCCGACGAACGCCGCCGCCCGCCGGGCGGACGCGCTTCCCCTCCCGGGCGACGCGCTGGTGCTCCACCCCGACCGCTTCTTCGACCCCGACCCCGCGGTCCGCCGCGTGGCGCGCGAGCTGTACGAGGAGACGCGCGACCTGCCGCTGGTCTGTCCCCACGGGCACGTCGACCCGCGCCTGCTGGCCGAGGACGCGCCCTTCCCCGAGCCCACCGCGCTGATCGTCGTCCCCGACCACTACATCTTCCGGATGCTGTACTCGCGGGGCGTGCCGATGGAGGCGCTCGGCATCCCCACGACGGACGGGGCGCCGGTGGAGACCGACCCCCGCCGCATCTGGCAGCTCTTCGCCGACCACTACCACCTCTTCCGCGGCACCCCCACCGGCGCGTGGCTCGACCACGAGCTGCACGAGGTGTTCGGCGTGCGCACGCGGCTGAACGGCGAGACGGGGCGGCGGGTCTACGACGAGATCGCCGAGCGGCTGGCCTCGCCCGAGTTCCGGCCGCGCGCGCTGTTCGAGCGCTTCAACATCGAGGTGCTCACCACCACCGACGCGGCCACCGACACGCTGGCGCACCACCGCGCCATCCGCGAGTCGGGGTGGGGCGGGCGCGTGGTCCCCTGCTTCCGCCCCGACGCCCTCTTCCGCATCGCCGCGCCCGGGTGGAGCGACGCGATCGGCGAGCTGGAGCGGGTGAGCGGCCTGGGCGTGGACTGCTACGCGGGCTTCCTCCGCGCCGTCGAGGAGCGGCGGGAGTACTTCCGCGGCCTGGGCGCCACCTCCACCGACCACGCCGTGGTGGAGCCGTACACCGAGCGGCTGCCGGACGAGGAGGCGGAGCGGCTCTTCTGCCGGGCCCGCACGGGCGAGGCCGCGGAGGCCGACCAGCGCCGCTTCGAGGCGCACATGCTGATGGAGATGGCGCGGATGTCGGTGGAGGACGGGATGGTGATGCAGCTGCACGCGGGCGCGCTGCGCGACCACAACCGCGCCGTCGCCGACCGCTTCGGCCCCGACACGGGCGCGGACATCCCGGTCGCCACCGAGTACACGCGCAACCTGCGGGCGCTGCTGAACGCCTACGGCAACGATCCCCGTCTGACGCTGGTCCTCTTCACCCTCGACGAGTCGACCTACGCGCGCGAGCTGGCGCCGCTGGCGGGGCACTACCCCGCCCTGCGCCTGGGCCCGCCCTGGTGGTTCCACGACTCGGTCGAGGGGATGAAGCGCTTCCGCGAGCGCACCACGGAGACGGCGGGGATCTACAACACCGCCGGCTTCAACGACGACACGCGCGCCTTCTGCTCGATCCCCGCGCGGCACGACCTGTCGCGGCGGGTGGACGCCAACTGGCTGGCCGGCCTGGTCGCCCGCCACGTGGTGGGGATGGACGACGCGCGGGAGATGGCGCGCGCGCTGGCGTACGAGCTGGCGCGCGAGACGTACCGGATCGACGGCGCCGCCCCCGAGGCCGGCGCCCCCGCCCTGGCCGCGGACTGAGGCGAGGATGGCGACGGAGATGGCGACCGTGCCCGCCGTGAGCGCGCAGCCGCTCCTGGTGCGCGTCCACCCCGCGGACGACGTGGCGGTGGCCGTGCGCGCGCTCCCCGCCGGCGCCGAGCTGGAGGTGGAGGGCGCCGCGATCGTCCTGCAGGGCGAGGTGCCGGCCGGGCACAAGGTCGCCCTGCGCGCGCTGGAGCCAGGCGAGCCGGTGGTGAAGTACGGCTTCCCCGTAGGCGCGGCCACGCAGCCGATCGCGGCCGGGGAGTGGGTGCACTCGCACAACCTGGCGACGCGGCTGTCGGGGACGCTCGACTACAGCTATCGGCCGGCTCCCCGCCAGGCCGAGCCCATGCGCGAGATGCCGACGTTCCTGGGCTACCGGCGCGCGGACGGGCGCGTGGGGACGCGCAACGAGGTGTGGATCGTCAACACGGTCGGCTGCGTGAACACGGCCGCCGAGCGGATCGCGCGCGCGGCGAACGAGCGCTTCGCGGGGCGCGTGGACGGCGTGTACGCCTTCTCGCACCCCTACGGCTGCAGCCAGCTCGGCGACGACCTGGCGAACACGCAGCGGGTGCTCGCCGGGCTGCTGCGCCACCCGAACGCGGGCGGCGTGCTGGTGCTCGGCCTGGGGTGCGAGAACAACCAGATGGACGACCTGCTGCGGCGCGCCGGGAACGTCGATCCCGCGCGCCTGCGCTTCTTCAACACGCAGGACGTGGTGGACGAGGTGGAGGAGGGGCTCGACGCCGTGGCCGAGCTGGTGGCGGCGATGGAGGGCGACCGGCGCGTCGAGTGCCCCGCCTCGGAGCTGATCCTCGGCCACAAGTGCGGCGGCTCCGACGGCTTCAGCGGGATCACCGCCAACCCGCTCCTGGGCCGCGTCGCCGACCGGCTGACGGCGCTGGGCGGCGGGGTGATCCTCACCGAGGTCCCCGAGATGTTCGGCGCCGAGCAGGTGCTGATGGACCGCGCCGCCGACGAGCGCGTCTTCGCCGACGTGGTGGCGATGGTGAACGACTTCAAGGAGTACTTCCTCCGCCACGGCCAGCCGGTCTACGAGAACCCGTCCCCCGGCAACAAGGCGGGCGGCCTGACGACGCTGGAGGAGAAGTCGCTCGGCGCCATCCAGAAGGGCGGCCGCGCCACCGTCACCCGCGTGCTGCGCTACGGCGAGCCGGCGGCGGCGGGGGGCCTGTTGCTGCTGGAGGCGCCGGGGAACGACGGCGTCTCGTCGACCGCGATGGTGGCCAGCGGCGCCACGGTGCTCCTCTTCACCACCGGCCGCGGCACCCCGCTCGGCTTCCCGGTGCCGACGATCAAGGTCTCCTCGAACACGGCGATCGCGGAGAAGAAGCCGCACTGGATCGACTTCAACGCGGGCGCGCTGCTGGACGGCGCCGCCACGCTCGACTCGCTGGCGGACGACCTCTTCGCGCTGGTGCTGGACGTGGCCTCGGGCCGGGTGAAGACGCGCAACGAGACGCACGGCTACCGCGAGATCGCCATCTGGAAGGAAGGGGTGACGCTGTGACGCCGCCCCTGCCGACGCTGAATGCGGAGCTGCTCCGCTCCGGCGCGCCGGCCGGCCGCCTGGCGGTGCCCGACCCGGCGCTGCTGGAGCTCCCCGAGCGGGTGGTGCAGTTCGGCACCGGCGCGTTCCTGCGCGGCTTCGTGGAAGACTTCGTCGACGCGGCGAACCGGCGCGGCGCCTTCGACGGGCGGATCGTGATGGTGGGGTCGACCGGCAGCGGGCGCGACCGGGTGCTCGGCGAGCAGGACGGGCTCTACACCCTCTGCGTGCAGGGCGTGGAGGACGGGCGGGTGCGCCGCGAGCGCCGCGTCATCGCCTCGGTGAGCCGCGCCCTCTCCGCGCACGGCGACTGGGACGCGGTGCTCGCCACCGCGCGCGACCCGCGCATCGAGCTCGTCTTCTCCAACACCACCGAGGTGGGGATCGCGCTGGACGAGGGCGACCGGCCGGACCTGGCGCCGCCGCGCTCCTTCCCCGGCAAGCTGGCGCGCTGGCTGTGGGAGCGGGCGCGCGCGTTCGGCTTCGATCCCGCGCGCGGCGTGGTCGTCCTCCCCTGCGAGCTGATCGAGGACAACGGCGCCCGGCTGCGCGAGATCGTGCTCACCCTGGCGGAGCGCTGGGGCTTCGGAGCCGAGTTCGCGGCGTGGATCGACGCCGCCGTCCCCTTCTGCAACACGCTGGTGGACCGGATCGTCCCGGGCACGCCCCGGGACGACGAGCGCGCCCGCGAGGAAGCGGAGCTCGGCTACCGCGACGGGCTGCTGACCGTGGCCGAGGTCTACACGCTGTTCGCCATCGAGGGAGACGGTGCGCTGCGCGCGCGGCTCCGCTTCGCCGAGGGCGAGCCGGGGATCCTGGTCACCCCCGACGTCGCGCCGTACCGCGAGCGCAAGGTGCGGCTGCTGAACGGCGGGCACACCGTCACCGTCCCCGCGGCTCTGCTGGCCGGGTGCGAGACGGTGCTGGAGGCGGTCGGGCACGAGCACGTGGGCGCCTTCCTGCGCCGGGCGATGCTCGAGGAGATCGTCCCCACGCTCGACGCGCCCGGCGCGGAGGAGTACGCGCGCCAGGTGCTGGACCGCTTCGCCAACCCGTTCGTCCGCCACGCGCTGATCGACATCTCGCTGCAGCAGACGATGAAGACGCGGGTGCGCGTGGTCCCCTCCATCGTCCGCTGGGCCGAGCGCTTCGGCGACGCGCCGCCGTCGCTGGCGTTCGGGTTCGCCGCGTACCTGCTCTACATGCGCGGCGACGTGCAGGAGCGGCGGCGCGCGGCCGGGCTCCCCGTCCCCGCGGACGACCAGGGAGACCGCGTACGGGCGATGTGGTCCGCGCTGCACGACGGCTCCGACGCGTCGCTCGCGGCGCTGGTCAAGGTCGCCTGCGCCGACCGCGCGCTCTGGGGGACGGACCTCGCGCGCGTGCCCGGCTTCGCGAAAGCGGTGACGTGCAGCCTGGTCCGCGCGCACCGCGACGGCGTCTCCGCCGCGCTGGAGGCGCACCTGGCGGCGCCGGCCGCGTCCGCCGCGTGAGCCCCGGAGCCGCCATGCCCACCTCCGCCGCGCCGACGATGCCCGGAGCCGCAGCCGTGACCGAGCGGCTGGTCGGACTCGGCGCCGTCGCCGTGATCCGGCTGGACGACGCGGAGGCGGCGCTGCGCGCGGCGCGGGCCGTCCACGCCGGCGGCGTCGCGGCGCTCGAGGTCACGCTCACCACGCCCGGCGCCTTCGACGTCATCGAGCGGCTGGCCTCCGACGCGGACGATGGCGTGCTGGTCGGCGCCGGCTCGGTGCTCGACGCGGAGAATGCGCG contains these protein-coding regions:
- the pelA gene encoding pectate lyase, encoding MAGTTQRTAALAAAALLLAAGCRTLPAQDPARNPVDSIARLPGAAVERDTTPLLGPARISALPAAEREAWTQYVETSRRDRARDRALLAEEMRTLGRERMERAAYARKSFEVEDRMTEAWFRGDSARRMAETILSYQTPSGGWSKHVDMSGGPRRPGQSFFSESDSWQYIATLDNNSTTEEMRFLARAYAAHGDARWRDAFLRGLGWLLRAQFPNGCWPQVYPLQGGYHDAATFNDDAIVHAAALLRDVARGEYAFVTEEERRRADAAVSRALDCILASQVVVGGKRTVWGQQHDPLTLRPTSARSYEPASLASKESAGITRFLMSLPSPDARVVEAVHAAAAWFRENRIYGYVYDFQTGRREQAGAGPLWARMYEIGTNRPVFSNRDGVVLYDYEQLTDRRTGYGWYAEEPASALRAYERWAARHPAPAGS
- a CDS encoding glycoside hydrolase family 28 protein, coding for MESPNLTRRDFLRAAALGAGAVLVLPGLEGCATAARSAAARHGVLAGWELVPGILARIRPPAFPDRDFAVTSYGAAGDGKTDCTEAFRRAVAACGEAGGGRVVVPAGRFLTGPIHLRSRVNLHVQGGGTIAFSQDPRAYLPAVFTRWEGVEVMNYSPLIYAFEATDVAVTGEGTLDGQADNAHWWPWNGKTQYGWREGQPNQRAARTRLFEMAERGVPVEQRVIGEGGYLRPQFIQPYRCRNVLVEGVTIVNSPMWEIHPVLCQNVTVRDVKIVTHGPNNDGCDPESCRDVLVEGCLFDTGDDCIAIKSGRNADGRRLAAPSENLVIRRCRMKDGHGGVTIGSEISGGVRNVFVEDCEMDSPNLERALRFKNNAMRGGLLEHVYMRNVTIGEVSDAVLSMDLYYEEGRSGPFVPVIRDVEMRGVTSRKSEYGLYMRAYERSEISDVRVIDCRFDGVARGNVTEGVQGLRFERVSINGRPATPTSHLAAARSDAERLPSDVRAPAPARPSPR
- the uxaC gene encoding glucuronate isomerase, yielding MPTNAAARRADALPLPGDALVLHPDRFFDPDPAVRRVARELYEETRDLPLVCPHGHVDPRLLAEDAPFPEPTALIVVPDHYIFRMLYSRGVPMEALGIPTTDGAPVETDPRRIWQLFADHYHLFRGTPTGAWLDHELHEVFGVRTRLNGETGRRVYDEIAERLASPEFRPRALFERFNIEVLTTTDAATDTLAHHRAIRESGWGGRVVPCFRPDALFRIAAPGWSDAIGELERVSGLGVDCYAGFLRAVEERREYFRGLGATSTDHAVVEPYTERLPDEEAERLFCRARTGEAAEADQRRFEAHMLMEMARMSVEDGMVMQLHAGALRDHNRAVADRFGPDTGADIPVATEYTRNLRALLNAYGNDPRLTLVLFTLDESTYARELAPLAGHYPALRLGPPWWFHDSVEGMKRFRERTTETAGIYNTAGFNDDTRAFCSIPARHDLSRRVDANWLAGLVARHVVGMDDAREMARALAYELARETYRIDGAAPEAGAPALAAD
- a CDS encoding tagaturonate reductase; this encodes MTPPLPTLNAELLRSGAPAGRLAVPDPALLELPERVVQFGTGAFLRGFVEDFVDAANRRGAFDGRIVMVGSTGSGRDRVLGEQDGLYTLCVQGVEDGRVRRERRVIASVSRALSAHGDWDAVLATARDPRIELVFSNTTEVGIALDEGDRPDLAPPRSFPGKLARWLWERARAFGFDPARGVVVLPCELIEDNGARLREIVLTLAERWGFGAEFAAWIDAAVPFCNTLVDRIVPGTPRDDERAREEAELGYRDGLLTVAEVYTLFAIEGDGALRARLRFAEGEPGILVTPDVAPYRERKVRLLNGGHTVTVPAALLAGCETVLEAVGHEHVGAFLRRAMLEEIVPTLDAPGAEEYARQVLDRFANPFVRHALIDISLQQTMKTRVRVVPSIVRWAERFGDAPPSLAFGFAAYLLYMRGDVQERRRAAGLPVPADDQGDRVRAMWSALHDGSDASLAALVKVACADRALWGTDLARVPGFAKAVTCSLVRAHRDGVSAALEAHLAAPAASAA
- a CDS encoding altronate dehydratase family protein, encoding MATVPAVSAQPLLVRVHPADDVAVAVRALPAGAELEVEGAAIVLQGEVPAGHKVALRALEPGEPVVKYGFPVGAATQPIAAGEWVHSHNLATRLSGTLDYSYRPAPRQAEPMREMPTFLGYRRADGRVGTRNEVWIVNTVGCVNTAAERIARAANERFAGRVDGVYAFSHPYGCSQLGDDLANTQRVLAGLLRHPNAGGVLVLGLGCENNQMDDLLRRAGNVDPARLRFFNTQDVVDEVEEGLDAVAELVAAMEGDRRVECPASELILGHKCGGSDGFSGITANPLLGRVADRLTALGGGVILTEVPEMFGAEQVLMDRAADERVFADVVAMVNDFKEYFLRHGQPVYENPSPGNKAGGLTTLEEKSLGAIQKGGRATVTRVLRYGEPAAAGGLLLLEAPGNDGVSSTAMVASGATVLLFTTGRGTPLGFPVPTIKVSSNTAIAEKKPHWIDFNAGALLDGAATLDSLADDLFALVLDVASGRVKTRNETHGYREIAIWKEGVTL
- a CDS encoding ROK family transcriptional regulator, encoding MRKINVGNFKLATRSTSREINRQIVLNLVREHQPISRADLARRMKVGRGRVTALVNELLAEGAVLEGEAVDAPRGRRPKMLYVRTRDRLAVAVDIRFSRTYLMLSDFAGTQIALETFETILDPARLADELAGRIARLLHVHGAGGDCEGIGIAVPGMVDHPTGRVLNAPQLGWKEVEFRGLLQAATGLPVFIENAPIACALAQMWLGQRGGDTGDFVYVTVSEGVGTGVVVNGQVVRGHGHAAGEFGHVPINPEGPRCLCGARGCWEAHTSNLATISRYLGRELSPADARELLAQTAITVPDLVTRARTGDERARQALVETGRFLGLGLSMIVNSLNPARIFVGGEITAAWDLVEPQVRAAIEERALTKAAAATPVIPELAVGYPRLRGAAALVAAPVFAAPQVA
- a CDS encoding glycoside hydrolase family 88 protein; translation: MSRLPRLRRAAVVLALAWLPAVTSDAHAQVAHLPAGEGLGEGSRQPGDAPLAIPNAAPRARRSPDGRPWSVRMAESVMRRNPQTHRRWDYTQGVVLGAIERVALARRDAAMLAYVKTNMDRWVKPDGTIEGYELDEYNIDEISQGRLLFGLYERTRDERYRKAADLLRQQLRTHPRTAEGGLWHKQIYPQQMWLDGLFMGQPFYAQYAKTFNEPAAFDDVAKQFLLVTRHTRDPRTGLMYHGWDAAKAQKWADTATGLSPNFWGRAMGWYVMGVVETLDHFPADHPDRAAIVQTLRDAAEGIARVQDPVTGLWWNVLDQPNRAGNYLEASASSMFVYALAKAARLGYVDARYRRIAERGFDGLLANLVRENPDGTVSLVNVVQVSGLGGSLRRDGSYRDGSYAYYVSEPVVTDDYKGVGPFILAALELGR